The Coleofasciculus chthonoplastes PCC 7420 sequence GAGACTGATCCATGTAGCACCGTGTCTTGAATCAGTGACGATTACCCATGGAGATTATGAACAACTCATTGAGCAAGATGGCAACAATGTATTTATCTTTCTTGATCCTCCTTACTATCAAGCAAAAAAGTCTAAATTATACGGTGTGAAAGGTCACTTACACACCTCCTTTGACCATCAGCGATTTGCTAATATTATGAAGGATTGTCAGCACAGATGGTTGATTACTTATGATGATTCATCTGAAATTAGAGACCTCTTTGGTTTTGCTAAAATTATAGAATGGGAGTTGCAGTATGGCATGAATAATTACAAAAAGAAAACGGCGGCAAAAGGTCATGAGTTATTTATCAAAAATTACTAAATTCAGGATTGGCGATGTATTGTTCTATACGGGCATAGCGTAAATTATCCTCTAGTTTTTCAGCACCGTAGTGACGCAAGACTTGCCTTTGAGCCAGTAACTGACCAAATTCATACTTATCAATCTGGGCGAGTTCTCTAGCCTTAGCGAAGGATAGGAGTTTTTCAGTATAAAGGGCAACCGCAAATTTACATAATAATTCTTGCTCAATCCTTTGTTCAGGTAAGCGAATTGCACGGAGTACGGAGTCAGGAATCGATAACTGAAGGCTCATTCTTTCTTTCCTTTTCTCAGCTATTAACACATCTCTCATTGATGTGCTAGTCGAGTACACTCTCGAAGGCGTAGATCCTGGCAAATTGTTCTCTGGCGCTAAGTTGGCTTTCAACGGTGATGGCAATCCAGACGGAGGTTTTGTCACAGGTGTTACTGAGCAATTCACGGAATCGATCGCATTGGTACAGATGTCAGGCGTCAGCAACCTAGAGCGGGTAACGGTTACAGGGACTCAGAGATTACGGCGCGATCGCCCGCTGCATTTGAATAGTTAGGCTTCACGCCTTCTTGAGAAATGGAACTAAGTGCATCATGTAATCCCGTTTGCCAATGGGTACACCAGCCATGCGAAGAATGTCGTAAGCCGTAACCAGATGGAAGTAGAAGTTTGGAATTAGAAAGTCGTTCACATAGGCGCGACCAGACATTTCGATGTAAAGATCCTGACCGAGATCGATGCATATCAACTCACTTAGCTTTTCATCTTCGACGTTAATGCCCAAAAGAAGTCCCTTGGTATTCGCTATGTGTTCGTATGCTTGTGCAAGAAATGTGACTTCTGGATCTAGATTATCCATCGGTTTGCCGTTACACCATAAAGCAAAGTTGCGTGGTTGATTGCAGGTGAAAGCAACCTGTGTACCGAAGGGAAGCATATCAGTCGCAATACGCTTCTGAAGAAACGACTCACTATCACTGAAATGAGTCTGAGCTGACTTTAGGAGGTGTTCGAGAGTTGTTAGACGGCTTTGGAAGATAGTTTTGATTGAATCTATATTTTGACTTGGCATTTTGCGATCTCTTAAGACTTATTTCATGTAGTCTAAGTGTATACGGAAAACCCAAAAATGCATACCTATCATGACACCATCCACGATAGAACGGGGAATAAAGTTGTGTAATATGCGGCGATTCTTTACCCGGGTTCCTACCAGTCATATTCCGGAGGAGAAATTGAAGCGCTTCCAGCCTATCCTGGAAATGAGGCTAAACTACAGCAGCACCTATATCCTGTGTTAGAGAATGCCCTCACGGTTGTGTAATCGCCTAAACTTATGAGCCTGGATGTCATTGTTATTGGTAGCGGAATTGGTGGATTGACAGCGGGTGCTTTACTCGCCCGTTATGGCAAACGGGTGCTAGTCTGTGAAAGCCATGCTATTCCCGGCGGTGCGGCGCATAGTTTCCACAGACAGGGGTTTGAGTTTGATTCGGGTCCTTCGTTTTATTGTGGATTAAGTCAGCAACGCCCCAGTCTTAACCCATTACGGCAAGTTTTGGATGTTCTGGGCGAGTCGTTACAAACGGTTCCTTATGACCCCTTAGGACATTACCATTTTCCGGACGCCACGTTACCTGTGTACAGTGACGCCCAACGGTATCGAGAAGCTGTAGCCGAGATTACACCTCAAGGCGCGAAAGAATTAGCACAATTTGAAAAACGCCTGCTTTCTCTCTATGAAGGGTTGCGAGAGATTCCCACAATTGCTTTACGATCCGATTGGCAAGTGATTCCAGTTTTAGTGGGACGTTATTTACCCTCACTCTTAAAATTACTGCCCCATCTGGGACTTGTCCAGAATTCTGTGGGTAAAGTGATGGATGAAACCGTGCGTGATCCCTGGGTGCGGCGGCTGATTGATGTGGAATGCTTTCTGTTATCGGGATTAAAAGCACAGGGAACGATCGCGCCTGAGGTAGCTTTTATGTTAGGGGAACGTTCCCGTGCGGGTGTGGAGTACCCAGTAGGGGGAAGTCGGGCGATTGTGGAGGCGTTGGTGCGCGGGCTAGAACGCTGGGGGGGTGAGTTGCGCCTAAATGCCCATGTTGACCAAATTGTAGTCCAAGGGGGGAAAGCCGTTGGGGTACAGTTGCAACGGGGAGAGGTGGTAAACGCCCCGGTGGTGATTTCTAATGCCACAATTTGGGATACTTACAGTCAGTTATTGCGCCCAGAAGATTTACCCAAAGCGTATCGGAAACAGTCTCTAGACACCCCAGCCGTCGAGAGTTTCATGCACCTACATTTAGGGATTCGGGCGGAGGGGTTAGACGGGTTGACGGGACATCATGTTGTGGTTCACGATGGCAATCGAGATATTACCGAACCGGGTAATACTTGCATGATTTCCATTCCTTCGGTATGGGATGCTAATCTCGCCCCAACGGATCATCATGTAATTCATGCCTATACCTTAGAACCTTACCAGGGTTGGCAACGGGATGATAGATATAAGGAGAAGAAAAAAGCGCGATCGCAATCTTTATTCCGGGCGTTAGAACGGGTTATTCCGGATATTCGAGAACGGATTACTTTAGAACTGATTGGTACGCCACTGACTCATTCCTATTATTTACGTCGCTATCAAGGCACCTATGGTCCTGGGATTCCGGCTGGTAAAGCTATGTTTCCCAGTTGTCACACACCGATTCCAGGATTGTATCGGGTGGGGGATAGTACAATGCCAGGAATAGGTGTTCCAGCCGTGGCGGGTTCGGGTATTCTTTGCGCCAATACATTGGTGACACCCTCACAAACCGCTGAGGTATTGGCAGATCTGGGTAAGCAGGGGTAATCATGCGATCGCTCAATTGACTAACAGTATTCTAAGTAGGTCGGTGTCAATAAAGCTATCTATAGTAAGTTTAATGGCACTGACTTAAGCTGGGTTCGTAGTAGGCACTTTAGTGCCAGAAGCGCTAAAGCGCTTACTACAAACTCTAAAGTCAGTGGCATTCATATTAAGTTATGTAAATAAACCTCAAACCCTTACGAATGACGAATGACAAATGACGAATGACGAATGACGATCACCACCGTTAACTTTAATTGTCCCCACCTACTTATACTAAATGACCTGATGAGATAAAAAACCCAATCAGGAATCCTAAAATTGTGGAGAAAAC is a genomic window containing:
- a CDS encoding DUF1993 domain-containing protein produces the protein MPSQNIDSIKTIFQSRLTTLEHLLKSAQTHFSDSESFLQKRIATDMLPFGTQVAFTCNQPRNFALWCNGKPMDNLDPEVTFLAQAYEHIANTKGLLLGINVEDEKLSELICIDLGQDLYIEMSGRAYVNDFLIPNFYFHLVTAYDILRMAGVPIGKRDYMMHLVPFLKKA
- a CDS encoding phytoene desaturase family protein, which encodes MSLDVIVIGSGIGGLTAGALLARYGKRVLVCESHAIPGGAAHSFHRQGFEFDSGPSFYCGLSQQRPSLNPLRQVLDVLGESLQTVPYDPLGHYHFPDATLPVYSDAQRYREAVAEITPQGAKELAQFEKRLLSLYEGLREIPTIALRSDWQVIPVLVGRYLPSLLKLLPHLGLVQNSVGKVMDETVRDPWVRRLIDVECFLLSGLKAQGTIAPEVAFMLGERSRAGVEYPVGGSRAIVEALVRGLERWGGELRLNAHVDQIVVQGGKAVGVQLQRGEVVNAPVVISNATIWDTYSQLLRPEDLPKAYRKQSLDTPAVESFMHLHLGIRAEGLDGLTGHHVVVHDGNRDITEPGNTCMISIPSVWDANLAPTDHHVIHAYTLEPYQGWQRDDRYKEKKKARSQSLFRALERVIPDIRERITLELIGTPLTHSYYLRRYQGTYGPGIPAGKAMFPSCHTPIPGLYRVGDSTMPGIGVPAVAGSGILCANTLVTPSQTAEVLADLGKQG
- a CDS encoding UPF0175 family protein, with amino-acid sequence MSLQLSIPDSVLRAIRLPEQRIEQELLCKFAVALYTEKLLSFAKARELAQIDKYEFGQLLAQRQVLRHYGAEKLEDNLRYARIEQYIANPEFSNF